The sequence TATTCAAGTTGCACACATGGTATATTGGATACTACATATATTGGAGTTACACACGACGTATATTGGAGCTGCACACGATGTGTACACGAATTGCACATGACGTATATTTGAATTGCACACGACATATATTGAAGTTGCACACAATATATATTGCATTGTAGTACAAACGTAAATGCATATAATCTATTGTCATAAGCCATacgaaatttcaaaaatataataacaataagtaaataatgattattattagaacccaaaaaaaaaatagatgaaataagcggataaaaaaaaatagtgcaAAAATTGATACCCAATCCCATAATAATAGGCCACTATCATATCTAGAATTAAGTAAATTACATTGTTATCCTCTTAAGtataaagaaagaaagaaaaacggCAAATCACTTATAATAAATCTTAACCGcatgttaaataaaattgaagactGAGATtagttcctagttctcattttaatggaggtttttattagaacctcttcctatatatatatatatataggggaggactagaataaaaacactcttaagtgtataaaatataaatgattttcagcccttagatcatcaagatctacggttgattcgtaaccctgttggatgaattcgtggtcctgagttcgaatcccaaaggtaacaaaaatttatttttcgcaattcgtaaccctgtttgataaaattcgtacattaaaaaacgtctatatttatattttaataagtgttttcactgtagccttcccctatatatatatatatatagggagaggttcaggaaagaaccataaataaaaaaagaatggagaaccattttcagccattcaatcatcaagatctacggtggatacatcatcttgttggatgaatgcagatcctgggttcgaatcctgaagggagcaattttttttatttttttgagtgcattaattttaacagcgaatgcattaatttttacagtgaatgcattagatttgatggttctcccgttctcacaaataatgtattTCTCTCTAGAAcaacaccctatatatatatataggactacagtaaaaacacttcttaaaatataaatataaacgttttttaatgtacgaattttatccaacagggttacgaattcatccaacatggttacgaattgtgaaaaataaatttttgctatctttgggattcgaacccaggaccacgaattcatccaaaagggttacgaatcaaccgtagatcttgatgatctaagggctgaaaatcatttatattttatacacttaagagtgtttttattctagccatcccctatatatatatatatatatatgtttttattttagaattgaaaaaacttttaatattattttttagatTAAATATTACTATAAGAACTAGTATTGTGAATGTGAATTTGATCGAGGTCATAAGATAAGAATTGTACCACGTCCacgttttttttgttttttgttttaataaCAACACCCGAAGGGATGAGGGGTTAGGTAGACCCCCAACCTATAGATAAATCATCAACCATTGTTTCATACAAGACGCTGCCCAAAAGTGACAACACCCAGCAGAAACAGCAAGGATCGAAAAACATAAAACAGACCTGACAAAAACATAAAGAAACGTAACCCAAAAATGGCTACATCCGGAAGACAAAGGAAACGAAAAAAAACAGGAAACAGACCAAAGCAAACTAACTATCAACATGAAAACTAAATCTAAAGTTAGGATAACCAAGCTGATCCATCCGAACTAGAGCAAGAAATTGTCGGGGCGCAGAAGTGTAATCAAAAGTAGTCAACGTCTGAACCTGATGCCCTCTCCTCGTCATAAAATTAGCAGGTCGGTTTCCCTCGCGGTGGATGTGAGTTAAACGGACTAGCTGAAGCTGAGTAAGCAAACGGATCCACGCAACAGTATGACAAATACTAGCATGACTATAACGCCCAGCAGACATGAGCAACATGATCGCCGCCGCATCCATCTCAACCCAGATATGAGTAGAGAAGATGATAGCCAACCTAATACCCTCGAGCATACGTCCACGTTTACCGTACCATCTATTAACTCTTAAATAATGAATTTCTCTACTAGATAATTCGACAAGCATAAGATGCATGTATAGAAAAATATGTTTCTaccttatttttataataatataggTTATTTATATCGATTGTCTGATCAAATCtttctatataaaaaataatatattaaaataaataaacctctttatatcataaatatgaaaaaatcaTTTCATCGACGAGGTCACGTATTAGTTTGATTTATTATGTGAAATCGAAGAAATGAAGAAAGTGATAACAtttacttcattcgtcccattaaaagtggcctgtattttattttgggccCTCTCACTATAAGTGACctattttcataaatgaaaaaaaaaattaaaaagtataagttctattatttttaatcgatttatatatttttctcaatttttgtgccaaatttttttgagccacatgggacggagggagtatatatatagtatatatataggtgttTATTTTAGGGAGAAAGATACATATATAGGTGTCTATTAACATCTAGCATGGGAGTAGAATGTAGATCATGGACAAGCCCTATTGGACTTTGTGCTAAAATTAATGCCGCACTAAATATAACcactaaattttaaaattgattaataaattcATTTGGCATTTATTGTTGCTcagaaattaaaaatactaacaattttacttcaaatttacaaGTCCTAATTAATGCAGTCGTGGAAAGTAATTTGGTAGCTTCGCGGAAGACATGCCACTTTGTTTGACGTGATATAGCACAAAAACATATATAAACAAATGTTAGTgccatttaaataatttagttaAGTACGTGCAAAATGCTTCgacaaatatatttaaattatatttttcaaattgtTGTGGCACTCGATTAAATAGTTTACAAGTGCTCCAACTGGTTTTTGTCAGATTTAGAGACTGTTTGAAGCTTCAAGCAATCGATTGGCTAATCAATTAACTAATTACTATATTAGTATggtttatatatacataattaatataatatgcaATTTGGTTTGAACGCTTAACTCTTTGGTCGTGCTGCTCTTATGCAAAGTTGAAATTTAAGTCATCTCAAATATTCAAACAATGTGAacaatacatacatatatgagTTCAAAATACGGTGTCGTAGAATACCTATTAGACCTTTacccaatttttattaaaagacaagtagtTTGAATTTTGATTACTATCATCTAATCATCAACGAGCCCTTCATTATGTTTGCAATTAAGTAGAGATTTCCCATTATATCTTTTCATGACATCTGGTATTTCACTTTTGTTTCTAGGGGTGTGTTCTGTTTGGTTATAAGTTCATcatgaaaaaagaagagagaagaaaatatgagaaaatttgATCACATTTTAGTGGTGCTTACTCtttttatctcatgttctcttcgggagaaaaatataatactccgcataaaaatattatgaaaagagAGAGGAGGCATGCAAAATGGATGGGTGGCGATGGAAAGCCACCCCTTACGGATGTTTCACAGTGAATTCAGCTTATAAAGAACTGAGCACACAGGCTGGCCCTCCGGCGGACCACGACGACAAACTGATCTGGAAAGCCCCAGCTCCTCCCAAAGTCATAACCACAGCTTGGAAAGCACTTCGAGGAAGATTGGCGACCTGCGAAAACCTGATGAAAAGACTTGTGATCACGCAAAATTCTGAGGCTAAGTGTGCTTTCTGCAAGACGGAGATCGAAACTTCAGAGCATATCTTTTTCTCCTGCTCAAAAACCGAAGAAATCTGGAAGCTCTTACTGCTTTGGATTGGTAAACAGACAACACTCAGCATCAAGATGAAAGACCACTTTTTTGCCTTCATCAATCTTGGGAGCAAAGAAGATTTGCGTTTTCTTCTTGGAAGCTGGATGTGCACGATCTGGTGCATATGGAAAGGGCAGAATGAATGCAAATTCAACAACGACATCTGGAATAAAGATAAAATGATCGGCGAGATCAAGACGAGAGTTTGGGGTTGGCTGCAGGTGTTTGGCACGCCGACTGTCCTGCCTGATTTTAGAAGATGGTTCCATTCAGCCTTGTTACACGGCTGATGGACGACCATGGTGTCTCCTTCTCCTCTTTCTTGTTTTCGGTTTGTACTTTTGTTTCCTCTCGTTTttgggtacctctggtaccatgAGTTATAAGATTTCGCTTTTtttcctgataaaaaaaaaattatgaaaagagagaaaaaatagagagagagagagttgaaagagagaaaagaaacaGGGAGAAGGAGAAATATAGATAgatgaatttataaattatagtataaatTTTGATGGTAAAATTGAAGATCGTAAAAATATACAATATGACAAAATATTATCATCACACCTATAgcttgtgataatattatcataaattaGAGTGAAAAGTGGAAAAATGGGCTGCTCGAGAAAATTCTTCCTCATGCAAGGAAAATTTTCTAAGAAAGAGAACATgtgaaaaaagtgaaaaggaagaaaaatatagtatGTATTATACCCTTTTTCATCGAAGAGAACGCAACCTTTCACCTTTTATATAAACATACACTATATGACCATCCAATTAAATACAAAATGTGTAAGATGAAAATAtaatatacaaattaaattgtgaaattccaAGGTTCCCTTTTGGCCCCCAATGACACATACTGAACATTTGGAATCATTATCCACAACATGCAGATTTTATTCAGTTTTGTTTTCATTACGAAATCTTGATAAATGTTTATCTACTATAT comes from Salvia miltiorrhiza cultivar Shanhuang (shh) chromosome 3, IMPLAD_Smil_shh, whole genome shotgun sequence and encodes:
- the LOC131018476 gene encoding uncharacterized protein LOC131018476; translation: MDGWRWKATPYGCFTVNSAYKELSTQAGPPADHDDKLIWKAPAPPKVITTAWKALRGRLATCENLMKRLVITQNSEAKCAFCKTEIETSEHIFFSCSKTEEIWKLLLLWIGKQTTLSIKMKDHFFAFINLGSKEDLRFLLGSWMCTIWCIWKGQNECKFNNDIWNKDKMIGEIKTRVWGWLQVFGTPTVLPDFRRWFHSALLHG